The Bacteroidales bacterium genome contains the following window.
ATAATAACGGGAATTGGTATATTCTTTTGGATGAAGCACACAAAGGAGATCGCGAAGATAGTAAAAGACAAATATTTTATTCCATCTTGAGTAGAAATGGTTTTATTTTTAACTTTTCTGCAACATTTACAGATGATAGAGATTATGCAACCTGTGTTTATAACTTTAACCTTGCAAGGTTTATCGAAGAGGGATATGGCAAACATATTTATATTTCAAAAGAAAATATAAAAGCATTAGAAAATAAACAAACAGTCGTAGAAACAGAAAAGCAAAAAATTCTACTTAAAATATTTATTTTACAAGCTGCTATAAATAAGCAATTTGAAGAAATTAGGAATAATTCCAATAATTTATACCATAAACCACTTTTACTTACACTTGTTAATTCTGTAAATACAGACGATTCTGATTTGGAATTGTTTTTCATAGAAATTGAAAAAATTGCATCAGGCATTGGTAATAAAGATATTTTGGAAAAAGCAAAAGAGGAAATTATTGCAGAACTTTCATCAGAAACAGCAAAATTTGAGTTTGAAGAAAATCAATTAAACCAAAATTTACAGGAAATTATTAAAGGTTTAGGTTATCATGATATTTTAAACTATGTTTTTAATGCTTCTACAAACGGAAAAATCGAAGTTTTAAAGATACCATCAAACAAGCAAGAATTGATATTTAAACTGACTACTTCCGATAGACCATTTGCTTTAATGAAAATTGGAGATATAACAGAATGGATTAAAACTAAGCTTAGCAATTATGAAATTATTGAAAAATTTGATAACGAAAGCATTTTCAGAAATATTAATAATAATGAAGATATTTCAATATTAATGGGTTCTCGTTCTTTTTATGAAGGATGGGACAGCAATAGACCTAATATCATTTTGTTTATCAATATCGGAAAGGGTACAGATGCCAAAAAATTTGTTCTTCAATCTATTGGACGAGGAGTAAGAATAGAACCATTGCCTAATAAACGAAGAAGAGCACTCTATCTTTATAATAATAACGAAATTGATAAGAATATTTTTGAAAAAATAAAAGATAATATTGAACCTCTTGAAAGTTTATATGTATTTGGAACAAAAGCCGATAACTTAAAAGAAGTTGTAGAAACATTAAAACAAGAAAAACCCGAAGTTTTACTTGGCGATTTGTTTGAAATCAATCCTGCTGTTAAAGACAAAGTCCTAATTATTCCTGTTTACCGTGATTCAGACAAAATCATTGTAGAAGAAAAAGATGTTGTGAAATATCCTATTCATCCCGATGATTACCAAATGGTGAACGATTTCTTTAACTGCATTGGAGATAAAATAGCATTATGCAAATTTGACTGCGATGTAAGAGTATTAAATAAACTAAAAGAAGTTTTTAATGGACATAAGAGTGCATATTTTATTGAGACAAAAGACCAAATAAAAATCAATAATCCAGAATTTTTATTACGAAATATATTTAAGCATTTTTCCAATAAAGCTAAAGAGTTTAAAACATTCAAAAAACTTGAAGAAGAAATTATTCATTTCAAGCGGATAAACATTACAGCTGATAAGTTAAATTCTTTACGTGAAAAAATTGAAAAAGTTAAGAAAGCAAAAGATAAAGATCAATTAAAAAAAGAAATAAAAGAAAAATTCGAGAAAAAAGAAATTGATATTGATGAATATACGAGACAAATAGAAAATTTGTCAACAAATATAGTGAAAGAAACAGAAAGCAAATATTCAACAAATGAAAATTTAAAGATAAAATATATTGCTAACCATTACTACTTGCCAGTTGCATTAACAGAATCCGAAAGAGCAGATTTTATACAGCACATTATAAAACATAAGAGCGAAGTAGATTTCATAAATGAATTGGAAAATTATTTACAACAAGAAAATAATTATTTTAGCCAATTCGATTGGTGGTTTTTTTCGAAAATTGACGAAACATTAGATGAAATTTATATTCCTTATTACAA
Protein-coding sequences here:
- a CDS encoding DEAD/DEAH box helicase family protein — translated: ENFNQNNLPANWLGLDFKEFSKEKSLFDYQQKALENALKALYLYYEQYKENKSEFYKHYQNNGLNQDLNYNVKKESKTIKYLLEYDKDYPIVDDKISFEYFINRMSFWMATGSGKTLVIVKLLELLGYLMQNNKIPNKDILFLTYRDDLIDQFQKHIYEFNSAGHNISINLIDLKQYATSKQNPNLKYVNTIDVYFYRSDLISDEQKDKIVSYKNYDNNGNWYILLDEAHKGDREDSKRQIFYSILSRNGFIFNFSATFTDDRDYATCVYNFNLARFIEEGYGKHIYISKENIKALENKQTVVETEKQKILLKIFILQAAINKQFEEIRNNSNNLYHKPLLLTLVNSVNTDDSDLELFFIEIEKIASGIGNKDILEKAKEEIIAELSSETAKFEFEENQLNQNLQEIIKGLGYHDILNYVFNASTNGKIEVLKIPSNKQELIFKLTTSDRPFALMKIGDITEWIKTKLSNYEIIEKFDNESIFRNINNNEDISILMGSRSFYEGWDSNRPNIILFINIGKGTDAKKFVLQSIGRGVRIEPLPNKRRRALYLYNNNEIDKNIFEKIKDNIEPLESLYVFGTKADNLKEVVETLKQEKPEVLLGDLFEINPAVKDKVLIIPVYRDSDKIIVEEKDVVKYPIHPDDYQMVNDFFNCIGDKIALCKFDCDVRVLNKLKEVFNGHKSAYFIETKDQIKINNPEFLLRNIFKHFSNKAKEFKTFKKLEEEIIHFKRINITADKLNSLREKIEKVKKAKDKDQLKKEIKEKFEKKEIDIDEYTRQIENLSTNIVKETESKYSTNENLKIKYIANHYYLPVALTESERADFIQHIIKHKSEVDFINELENYLQQENNYFSQFDWWFFSKIDETLDEIYIPYYNPKTNRIDKFKPDFIFWLKKGDEYTILFVDPKGTEHSDAYRKIDGYKRMFGTKAGNYNNLKIKVKLLLKTSDLAKVEEEYKNYWFDSLINLKTMLP